One window of the Oncorhynchus clarkii lewisi isolate Uvic-CL-2024 chromosome 19, UVic_Ocla_1.0, whole genome shotgun sequence genome contains the following:
- the LOC139375020 gene encoding adenylate kinase 7, which yields MAEEEVEKIIHHTKRIFINNVDSYASKCIAKFLSACVVGASMVETDAPEVEEGEERLSKDDHPKVKDGTFQIVGTIANKNERRPSYVLDEYFQLKREELLERLMECDIIIYNITEDADQMDEASWAISALHAEMSRFSQPKMFILISTVMTWALSKPVDADDPEIPFTEEDYRRRRAHPNFKEHINVEKLVVKMGKTKSSLLSTYVVASGVQYGMGEQVFHFFFKTSWLGDLSKVPIFGEGTNVIPTIHINDLAGVIQNVIDHKPKPHYLVAVDDSKTTIDDIVKTIADVVGPGKTKRVPKEDAFLTRDLRQMDIDALFVNLRIEAIYLKESFNIHWVCESGLIDNIDRVVEEYKQTRGLLPIRVCIMGPPAVGKSTVAERICKHYKLHHIRLKETITETLAHLESIVRMEDGETEAEDSATSSELLETLKENMDQNGGRLDDQYVIRIMRDKLKSKLCRNQGFVLDSFPKTYEQAKDLFYADDDEPEDLRSKIPPFNKKIIPEFVFSLDSSDAFLKNRVLNLPESLVEGTSYSQEQFLRRLARFRESNVEDETVLNYFEELDIHPEHIEITSSDDQEYLVVTERIIKSVGKPKNYGPTSQELEEEERRSADRRLRTEAQKRADTERRETEEAQQRAARWEEWSKCLEEVKKQEHDLLEAQAVPLRNYLMKNVMPTLTQGLIECCKTRPQDPVDFLAEYLFKSNPQVE from the exons ATGGCTGAGGAAGAAGTTGAGAAGATTATTCATCACACCAAGCGTATTTTTATCAACAACGTTGACTCATATGCCTCGAAATGTATCGCAAAG TTCTTGTCTGCCTGTGTAGTGGGGGCGTCCATGGTGGAAACTGACGCGCCAGAGgtggaggaaggggaagagaggctATCCAAAGATGACCATCCAAAAGTCAAAGACGGAACTTTTCAAATTGTCGGAACTATTGCAAACAAAAACGAACGAAGACCAAGTTATGTGTTGGATGAATATTTT CAACTGAAAAGGGAAGAACTCCTGGAGCGCCTGATGGAGTGTGATATCATAATTTACAACATCACTGAGGATGCTGACCAGATGGACGAGGCCTCTTGGGCAATCTCAG CCCTTCATGCTGAGATGAGCAGGTTCAGTCAGCCAAAGATGTTCATCCTCATATCAACTGTAATGACCTGGGCTCTCAGCAAGCCTGTCGATGCG GATGACCCTGAGATTCCATTCACTGAGGAAGACTACAGGAGAAGAAGAGCCCATCCCAACTTCAAAGAGCATATCAACGTTGAAAAACTTGTGGTCAAAATGGGAAAAACG AAAAGTTCATTGCTCTCCACATACGTAGTGGCCTCAGGAGTTCAGTATGGAATGGGAGAGCAAGTCTTCCACTTCTTCTTCAAG ACATCTTGGTTGGGAGACTTGTCCAAAGTCCCTATCTTTGGAGAAGGCACCAATGTCATTCCTACTATTCACATCAATGACCTTGCAGG TGTGATCCAGAATGTAATTGACCACAAGCCAAAACCACATTACTTAGTCGCTGTGGATGATTCCAAGACCACTATCGATGACATTGTAAAG ACAATAGCCGATGTGGTGGGGCCAGGAAAGACCAAGAGAGTGCCAAAAGAGGATGCTTTTCTCACTCGGGATTTGAGA CAAATGGACATCGATGCTCTGTTTGTCAACCTTCGGATTGAGGCTATCTACCTGAAAGAGAGCTTCAACATCCACTGGGTGTGTGAGTCTGGTCTCATAGACAACATTGACCGTGTTGTGGAGGAATACAAGCAAACCAGGGGCCTGCTG CCCATCCGAGTGTGTATCATGGGCCCTCCAGCGGTGGGAAAGAGCACAGTAGCAGAGAGGATCTGTAAACACTACAAACTGCACCACATCAGACTCAAGGAAACTATCACTGAGACTCTTGCACACCTG GAGTCTATCGTTAGGATGGAGGACGGAGAGACTGAGGCAGAGGATTCTGCCACCTCATCAGAACTCCTGGAGACTTTGAAGGAGAACATGGATCAAAATGGAG GTCGACTGGATGACCAGTATGTGATCAGGATCATGAGAGACAAGCTGAAGTCAAAGCTGTGCAGGAACCAGGGTTTTGTCCTGGACAGCTTTCCCAAGACATATGAACAGGCCAAGGACCTGTTCTATG ctGATGATGATGAGCCAGAGGATTTGAGGTCAAAGATCCCTCCATTCAACAAGAAGATAATTCCAG AGTTTGTGTTCTCCCTGGACTCCTCCGATGCGTTCCTGAAGAACCGTGTCCTGAACCTCCCGGAGAGCCTGGTGGAGGGAACGTCCTATTCCCAGGAGCAGTTCCTGCGCCGCCTCGCCAGGTTCCGGGAGAGCAACGTGGAGGACGAGACCGTCCTCAACTACTTTGAAGAGCTAGATATTCACCCGGAGCACATTG AGATCACCAGCAGTGACGACCAGGAGTACCTGGTGGTGACAGAGAGGATCATCAAGTCAGTGGGCAAGCCTAAGAACTACGGCCCCACCAGccaggagctggaggaggaggagaggaggagtgcagACCGCCGGCTGAGAACGGAGGCCCAGAAGAGGGCTGACACAGAGAGGCGGGAGACAGAGGAGGCCCAGCAGAGGGCAGCCCGCTGGGAGGAGTGG AGTAAGTGTCTGGAGGAGGTGAAGAAGCAGGAGCATGATCTCCTGGAGGCCCAGGCTGTTCCCCTGAGAAACTATCTGATGAAGAACGTCATGCCCACTCTCACCCAGGGCCTCATCGAGTGCTGCAAGACCAGGCCTCAGGACCCTGTTGATTTCCTG GCAGAATATCTCTTCAAGAGCAACCCCCAAGTGGAGTGA